The sequence below is a genomic window from bacterium.
CGCAGCTTCTATCGCGCGATCGTTGCCATGGGCCATCTCGAGCCGGCGGCCAATCCGCTGGCGCACTTCCCGAAGATCAAGGCCGCGCCGCAGAAGCTGCCCGTCTTTCTATCGTCCGAGGAAGTCGGGCGACTGCTCGCGGCGCCGGACTGCGGGACCGTTCTCGGCGTGCGCGATCGCGCGATCCTGGCGTTGCTGTACGGCACCGGGATCCGCGCTTCGGAGTGCGCGACGCTGCGCCAGGAAGACGTCGACCTCCACGAGCAGACCGTGACCGTCATGGGAAAGGGCGGCCGACGGCGCACGATCCCGCTCAATGAGCGCGTCACCGCCGCGCTGCGGCTGTACGAGCGCGCGCGCGGCGCGGCGCTGCCCGCGGCGCCGTACTTCCGGAGCCGGCGCGGACGCGCGATGTCGCGCAATGCGATCTACGAGCGCGTGCGCACGTGGGCCTTGCGCGCGAAGATCGCGAA
It includes:
- a CDS encoding tyrosine-type recombinase/integrase, with translation MTWNFWITLYTETHCTARGLRSTTIAAYRAALDQFREYVRFRLDDKAPGAVAARDVLQYVEHLRTERQNGAAAINRTVVVLRSFYRAIVAMGHLEPAANPLAHFPKIKAAPQKLPVFLSSEEVGRLLAAPDCGTVLGVRDRAILALLYGTGIRASECATLRQEDVDLHEQTVTVMGKGGRRRTIPLNERVTAALRLYERARGAALPAAPYFRSRRGRAMSRNAIYERVRTWALRAKIAKRMSPHRLRHTFATHLVRAGVGLVTIRDLLGHRLITSTQIYLHVTA